One Actinospica robiniae DSM 44927 genomic region harbors:
- a CDS encoding helix-turn-helix domain-containing protein, translating to MDPAGGVVERFACELRALRAAAGELPFWKMALRCDASKSALAAAVAGHELPSEHVMAAFVRACGGEAQWWSKRLAQARSELDAELFEAAPEERPQHATGAELVLASPLPPVRALEQAYPVPRAAFVLSRSDPAARPRPRAQRRMAGLPLLGVSLALGAAAAISLSLYGHRAPTPVVQTETSPTESEAAAGGGPFVYDQTTGPGCIMVFAAGQHEQVAQVEPENSVDLEHAWVATTSHEPHWSIPDCTNAVLYSQPSTEANRYQWQNDYVWKFFDVPSGVPCTFHIYIADSPLSKYNATYDWTNGVVVGDWVDANAFTIDQATYTDSWYTDAPHGYTTGMAYLMLTDQRGDNLPSANAPLTASEVRLTCTP from the coding sequence TTGGACCCGGCCGGCGGGGTGGTCGAACGTTTCGCGTGTGAGCTGCGGGCCCTGCGGGCCGCAGCCGGTGAGCTGCCGTTCTGGAAGATGGCGCTGCGATGTGATGCGTCGAAAAGTGCCTTGGCGGCCGCTGTGGCTGGTCATGAGCTGCCGTCCGAACATGTGATGGCAGCCTTCGTGCGGGCGTGCGGTGGTGAGGCGCAGTGGTGGAGCAAGCGGCTGGCGCAGGCGCGCAGCGAGCTTGATGCCGAGCTTTTCGAAGCCGCGCCAGAGGAGCGGCCGCAGCATGCGACCGGCGCAGAGCTGGTGCTAGCGAGCCCTTTGCCGCCGGTCCGAGCGTTGGAGCAGGCTTATCCCGTTCCGCGCGCCGCGTTCGTGCTCAGCCGGTCCGATCCCGCCGCGCGGCCGCGCCCTAGAGCTCAGCGGCGGATGGCGGGCCTTCCGCTGCTGGGAGTGAGTCTTGCGCTGGGTGCCGCGGCCGCAATTTCTCTGAGCCTGTATGGCCACCGGGCCCCCACCCCCGTGGTCCAAACAGAGACCAGTCCCACCGAATCCGAGGCCGCCGCAGGAGGCGGGCCGTTCGTCTACGACCAGACGACCGGGCCAGGCTGCATCATGGTCTTTGCCGCCGGGCAGCACGAACAAGTTGCCCAAGTCGAGCCGGAGAACAGCGTGGACCTCGAGCACGCCTGGGTGGCGACCACGTCACACGAGCCCCACTGGTCGATCCCCGACTGCACCAACGCGGTGCTGTATTCCCAGCCCAGTACCGAGGCCAACCGCTACCAGTGGCAGAACGACTACGTATGGAAGTTCTTCGACGTCCCCTCCGGCGTCCCCTGCACGTTCCACATTTACATCGCCGACAGCCCTCTGTCGAAGTACAACGCCACCTACGACTGGACGAACGGCGTCGTCGTCGGGGACTGGGTCGACGCGAACGCCTTCACCATCGATCAGGCCACTTACACCGACTCCTGGTACACCGACGCGCCGCACGGTTACACCACCGGCATGGCGTACCTCATGCTGACCGATCAACGCGGCGACAACCTACCATCCGCCAACGCACCACTCACCGCGTCAGAAGTCCGACTCACCTGCACCCCCTAA
- a CDS encoding tetratricopeptide repeat protein, with protein MAITATGGSVAAELIDQFHLHQHKHAAPRAPAPWPHMVGSPPERALGFQERVEASRLRAVLEAEGTAVAGQVLSGLGGVGKTQLAADYARTAFESGQLDVLVWVTAASRQAIIDGYVRAALELLGADLDEHAAERFLAWLQPASSRPVCRWLVVLDDVSDPRDLINLLPPASPHGRCLITTRRRDAALTGPGRRRVEVGAFTPAEAAAALHQALAERDRPGQPEQQIRALATELGFLPLALSQAAAYIADAGLSVAAYLTLVADRARTLADLLPHPGQPGEAGDALPDGQAATVAATWSLSLERASQLHPQGLARPMLALTAVLDPNGIPQAVLTAAPALEYLAAHRTEPAVATPLAPPAPEESSGDAASGRGQVDAREAVAALRALHRLSLIQHASEQHATAVRVHQLVQRTTRESLTSTDQEYLAHTAADALRAAWPALESNTNLAQVLRANTTVLDQVTGNSLYTPDVHEVLFRSGRSLGEAGQVAAARDHFHHLHARAIRLLGPDRHGTLATGAHHARWLGEAGDAVGAAAAFADLLTDRLRVSGPDHPSTLTTRHELARWLGEAGDAAGAAATLAELLTDQLRVLGPDHPDTLATRGHLARWLGEAGDAAGAAATLAELLTDQLRVLGPGHPGTLATRHNLAYFRGRAGDAPGAAAAYAELFEDYLRVLGPDHPGTLTTHQNLTYWRGQALGPDHPDTLDARGNLADFRGRTGDTAGAAAALANLLPDLRRVLGSDHPETLTIRGNLAHWQGERGMRLAPRPHSPICCRICGGCSAPTTQRP; from the coding sequence ATGGCTATCACCGCTACCGGCGGTAGCGTCGCAGCCGAGCTCATCGACCAGTTCCACCTGCACCAGCACAAGCACGCCGCGCCGCGCGCCCCCGCTCCCTGGCCGCACATGGTCGGCAGCCCGCCCGAGCGGGCGCTCGGTTTTCAGGAGCGGGTGGAGGCCTCCCGGCTGCGTGCTGTGCTGGAGGCCGAGGGCACGGCAGTGGCCGGCCAGGTGTTGTCCGGGCTCGGCGGAGTGGGAAAGACCCAGCTCGCCGCAGATTATGCCCGTACTGCGTTCGAGTCGGGCCAGCTTGATGTGCTGGTGTGGGTCACCGCTGCGTCCCGCCAGGCCATCATCGACGGCTACGTGCGCGCCGCACTGGAGCTGCTCGGTGCCGATCTGGACGAGCACGCCGCGGAGCGCTTCCTGGCCTGGCTGCAGCCCGCAAGCTCCCGGCCGGTGTGCCGGTGGTTAGTGGTCCTCGACGACGTCTCAGACCCCCGAGATCTGATCAATCTATTGCCACCGGCCAGCCCGCACGGGCGGTGCTTGATCACCACCCGGCGCCGCGATGCCGCCCTGACCGGACCGGGCCGCCGCCGGGTGGAGGTCGGCGCGTTCACCCCGGCCGAAGCCGCCGCTGCGCTGCACCAGGCCCTGGCTGAGCGCGACCGTCCCGGTCAGCCCGAGCAGCAGATCCGGGCCCTGGCCACGGAGTTGGGGTTCTTGCCGCTGGCGCTCTCGCAGGCCGCCGCGTATATCGCCGACGCAGGACTCAGCGTGGCTGCCTACCTCACGCTGGTGGCCGATCGTGCCCGCACCCTCGCTGACCTGCTCCCCCACCCCGGGCAACCCGGTGAAGCCGGCGACGCGCTGCCCGACGGACAGGCCGCCACTGTCGCCGCGACCTGGTCACTGTCCCTCGAACGCGCCAGCCAGCTCCATCCCCAGGGACTGGCCCGCCCCATGCTGGCGCTCACCGCGGTGCTCGATCCCAACGGCATCCCCCAGGCCGTCCTAACCGCCGCGCCCGCGCTCGAGTACCTCGCCGCCCACCGGACCGAGCCAGCCGTCGCGACGCCGCTCGCACCCCCGGCACCGGAGGAATCCAGCGGCGACGCTGCGTCCGGTCGGGGGCAAGTTGATGCGCGGGAGGCTGTGGCGGCGCTACGCGCCCTGCACCGGCTCAGCCTCATCCAGCACGCCTCCGAGCAGCATGCCACCGCGGTGCGCGTCCACCAACTTGTCCAACGCACCACCCGCGAAAGCCTCACCTCCACCGACCAGGAATACCTAGCCCACACCGCCGCCGACGCCCTCCGGGCGGCCTGGCCCGCGCTCGAAAGCAACACCAATCTGGCCCAAGTACTGCGTGCCAACACCACCGTCCTCGACCAGGTCACCGGCAACAGCTTGTACACCCCTGACGTCCACGAGGTACTGTTCCGCTCTGGCCGCAGCCTCGGCGAGGCCGGCCAGGTCGCCGCTGCGCGCGATCATTTTCACCATCTACACGCCCGTGCCATTCGCCTGCTCGGCCCGGACCGCCATGGGACGCTGGCCACCGGCGCCCATCACGCGCGATGGCTTGGGGAGGCGGGGGATGCCGTCGGCGCCGCCGCGGCGTTCGCCGACTTGCTCACCGACCGGCTGCGAGTGTCCGGCCCGGACCACCCCTCCACCCTGACCACCCGACACGAGCTCGCGCGATGGCTGGGTGAGGCGGGGGATGCGGCCGGCGCCGCCGCTACACTCGCCGAACTGCTCACTGATCAACTGCGGGTACTCGGCCCGGACCACCCCGACACCCTGGCCACCCGCGGCCACCTTGCGCGATGGCTGGGTGAGGCGGGGGATGCGGCCGGCGCCGCCGCTACACTCGCCGAACTGCTCACTGATCAACTGCGGGTACTCGGCCCGGGCCACCCCGGCACCCTGGCCACCCGCCACAACCTCGCCTACTTTCGGGGGCGGGCGGGGGATGCGCCCGGCGCCGCGGCCGCCTACGCCGAACTATTCGAAGACTATCTGCGGGTGCTCGGCCCGGACCATCCCGGCACCCTGACCACCCATCAAAACCTCACCTATTGGCGAGGGCAGGCACTCGGCCCGGACCATCCCGACACCCTGGACGCTCGCGGCAACCTCGCCGACTTTCGTGGGCGGACGGGGGATACGGCAGGCGCCGCGGCCGCACTCGCCAATCTGCTGCCGGATCTGCGGCGGGTGCTCGGCTCCGACCACCCAGAGACCCTGACCATCCGCGGCAACCTCGCCCACTGGCAGGGGGAGCGGGGGATGCGGCTGGCGCCGCGGCCGCACTCGCCGATCTGCTGCCGGATCTGCGGCGGGTGCTCGGCTCCGACCACCCAGAGACCCTGA